The Euphorbia lathyris chromosome 2, ddEupLath1.1, whole genome shotgun sequence genome includes a window with the following:
- the LOC136217955 gene encoding zinc finger protein BRUTUS isoform X2 gives MVSVLLQWLASSISMNERQDMHKCLSKIIPEEKLLQQIVFTWMERRYEAKEVDIRADNPKDLPSVNSTARTITCGLDYTTCVCEQYKIGKRKWLESSNDASDIGTHPINEILLWHNAIKRELNELAEEARKIKLSGDFTNLSAFDDRLHFIAEVCIFHSIAEDKVIFPAVDGELSFFQEHAEEESQFNEFRSLIENIQKSGANSNSAADFYAKLCSHADQIIETTQRHFYNEEVQVLPLAQKHFSFKRQQELLYQSLCVMPLKLIERVLPWLVGSLTEDEAKKFLKNMQSAAPTADAALVTLFTGWACKGRNQRACLSGATGCCPAKNFSDIEEHILPSCSYCTSAYCSKESTVSVHGDEHKRPVKRNSSELSKINDAPITSKSIGSPKSSCTDRTCCVPGLGVDNNNLGLSSLYTAKSLRSLSLSSSAPSLNSSLFVWEVDSSSSDIGCTERPIDTIFKFHKAIRKDLEYLDVESGKLNNCDNTFLQQFIGRFRLLWGLHRAHSNAEDDVVFPALESKEALHNVSHSYTLDHKQEEKLFEDISFVLSELSHLHESAQRAYMTKDLVESNMEVSVSVADDNDCIVKYSELATKLQGMCKSIRVTLDHHIFREELELWPLFGRHFSIQEQDKIVGRIIGTTGAEVLQSMLPWVTSALTQDEQNKMMDTWKQATKNTMFNEWLNECWKGPTESSRQTDPSEARTSGEGKEFQENMDQNDQMFKPGWNDIFRMNQNELESEIRKVYRDSTLDPRRKAYLVQNLLTSRWIAAQQKLPQATPGETSDSDDVIGCSPSFRDPEKQVFGCEHYKRNCKLHAACCGKLFTCRFCHDEVSDHSMDRKATSEMMCMRCMKVQGVGPICTTPACNGFSMAKYYCNICKFFDDERTVYHCPFCNLCRVGRGLGIDYFHCMTCNCCLGIKLVNHKCLEKGLETNCPICCDFLFTSSATVRALPCGHYMHSACFQAYTCSHYTCPICSKSLGDMAVYFGMLDALLAAEELPEEYRERCQDILCNDCDRKGTARFHWLYHRCGFCGSYNTRVIKIETEKPEPNSQ, from the exons ATGGTGTCAGTGCTTTTGCAATGGTTAGCATCTTCTATTTCAATGAATGAACGTCAGGATATGCATAAGTGCTTAAGCAAGATAATCCCAGAAGAGAAGCTTCTTCAACAG ATTGTTTTCACCTGGATGGAGAGAAGATATGAAGCAAAAGAAGTTGACATCCGTGCAGATAATCCTAAAGATTTACCCTCTGTCAATTCTACTGCTAGAACAATTACTTGTGGATTGGATTACACAACATGTGTGTGCGAGCAATACAAAATTGGGAAAAGGAAATGGTTGGAGTCAAGTAATGATGCTTCAGATATTGGGACTCACCCGATAAATGAAATATTGCTTTGGCATAATGCTATAAAAAGGGAGTTAAATGAGTTGGCTGAGGAAGCTAGGAAGATAAAACTTTCTGGCGATTTTACTAATTTATCAGCCTTTGATGACCGATTGCACTTCATTGCTGAAGTTTGTATCTTCCACAG TATTGCCGAGGACAAGGTCATATTTCCTGCAGTAGATGGAGAATTGTCTTTCTTTCAAGAGCATGCTGAAGAAGAAAGTCAATTTAATGAGTTCCGGAGTCTGATTGAAAATATTCAGAAGTCTGGTGCAAATTCTAATTCAGCTGCAGACTTTTATGCAAAGTTATGCTCACATGCTGATCAAATAATAGAAACTACACAAAGGCACTTCTATAATGAGGAAGTTCAG GTTCTGCCACTAGCCCAAAAGCACTTTAGCTTCAAAAGGCAACAGGAACTTTTGTACCAAAGCTTGTGTGTTATGCCCCTGAAATTGATTGAGCGTGTCTTGCCATGGTTGGTGggttcactaactgaagatgaAGCCAAGAAATTTCTCAAAAACATGCAGTCGGCAG CTCCGACAGCAGATGCTGCTTTGGTAACACTTTTTACTGGGTGGGCTTGCAAGGGTCGTAACCAGCGTGCATGTTTGTCAGGTGCAACTGGTTGTTGTCCTGCTAAAAATTTCAGTGACATTGAAGAACATATTCTCCCATCATGTTCCTACTGTACATCTGCATATTGTTCTAAGGAGAGCACTGTGTCAGTTCATGGAGATGAACACAAAAGGCCAGTCAAAAGAAACTCTTCAGAGTTAAGCAAAATTAATGATGCTCCTATTACCTCAAAGTCAATAGGCTCCCCTAAATCATCTTGTACTGATAGGACTTGTTGCGTACCCGGTTTAGGAGTAGATAACAATAATTTAGGATTGAGTTCTCTTTATACAGCCAAGTCTTTGCGGTCCTTGTCTTTAAGTTCCTCAGCTCCATCTCTTAACTCCAGTCTTTTTGTTTGGGAAGTAGATAGTAGCTCCTCTGATATTGGGTGTACAGAACGACCAATTGACACGATATTCAAGTTTCATAAAGCCATACGCAAAGACTTGGAGTATCTGGATGTTGAATCTGGGAAGCTCAACAATTGTGATAATACTTTCCTTCAACAATTTATCGGAAGATTCCGTCTGTTATGGGGCTTACACAGAGCTCATAGTAATGCTGAAGATGATGTTGTTTTCCCAGCATTGGAATCCAAAGAGGCACTTCATAATGTGAGTCATTCGTACACACTCGACCATAAGCAGGAGGAAAAATTGTTTGAAGATATTTCATTTGTCCTTTCTGAGCTTTCACATCTTCATGAAAGTGCACAAAGAGCCTACATGACGAAGGATTTAGTAGAAAGTAACATGGAGGTTTCTGTTTCTGTTGCTGATGATAATGATTGTATTGTTAAGTATAGTGAGCTAGCAACAAAGCTGCAAGGGATGTGCAAATCGATAAGAGTTACTCTTGATCACCATATTTTTAGGGAAGAACTTGAGCTGTGGCCCTTATTTGGAAGGCATTTTTCGATTCAGGAGCAAGACAAAATAGTTGGCCGCATAATTGGCACTACTGGTGCAGAAGTTCTGCAATCTATGTTACCCTGGGTAACTTCTGCTCTTACTCAAGATGAACAGAACAAAATGATGGACACGTGGAAGCAGGCTACCAAGAATACAATGTTTAATGAATGGCTTAATGAATGCTGGAAAGGACCGACAGAATCATCTAGGCAGACTGATCCATCAGAAGCGAGGACTTCTGGAGAag GCAAAGAGTTTCAAGAAAATATGGACCAAAATGATCAAATGTTTAAGCCTGGTTGGAACGATATATTCCGTATGAATCAAAATGAGCTCGAGTCTGAGATTAGAAAGGTTTACAGGGACTCGACTCTTGATCCAAGGAGAAAAGCTTATCTGGTTCAAAATCTCTTGACGAG CCGTTGGATAGCTGCTCAGCAAAAGTTACCTCAAGCAACACCAGGTGAAACTTCTGATAGTGATGATGTAATAGGATGCTCTCCATCATTTCGAGATCCAGAAAAACAAGTATTTGGATGTGAACATTACAAGCGAAACTGTAAACTTCATGCTGCTTGCTGTGGGAAATTGTTTACCTGTAGATTTTGCCATGACGAAGTAAGCGACCACTCTATGGACAG AAAAGCAACGTCAGAAATGATGTGCATGCGCTGTATGAAGGTTCAGGGAGTTGGACCAATCTGCACAACACCTGCATGCAATGGCTTTTCAATGGCAAAGTATTACTGCAATATATGCAAGTTTTTTGATGATGAAAG GACAGTATATCATTGCCCCTTTTGCAATTTATGTCGTGTTGGGAGAGGACTTGGAATTGATTACTTTCATTGCATGACGTGTAACTGTTGTTTGGGGATTAAGTTAGTGAATCACAAGTGTCTAGAGAAAGGTCTAGAGACAAACTGCCCCATCTGCTGTGATTTTTTGTTCACATCAAGTGCAACAGTTAGAGCTTTGCCTTGTGGCCATTACATGCATTCAGCTTGCTTTCAG GCATACACTTGCAGTCACTACACCTGTCCAATATGCAGCAAATCTTTAGGAGATATGGCT
- the LOC136217955 gene encoding zinc finger protein BRUTUS isoform X1 — translation MATPLPELQRGEGVILSKSAKKVDSKGCLEVNKQKSPVLLFLYFHKAIRNELHALHTLAMAFAIGQTVDVTSLFERYRFLRLIYEHHSSAEDEVIFAALDIRVKNVAHAYSLEHEGESNLFDQLSELLSSYVQNDESFPRKLASCTEALQTSLIQHMAKEEEQVIPLLIEKFSLKEQASLVWQFLCSIPVNMVSVLLQWLASSISMNERQDMHKCLSKIIPEEKLLQQIVFTWMERRYEAKEVDIRADNPKDLPSVNSTARTITCGLDYTTCVCEQYKIGKRKWLESSNDASDIGTHPINEILLWHNAIKRELNELAEEARKIKLSGDFTNLSAFDDRLHFIAEVCIFHSIAEDKVIFPAVDGELSFFQEHAEEESQFNEFRSLIENIQKSGANSNSAADFYAKLCSHADQIIETTQRHFYNEEVQVLPLAQKHFSFKRQQELLYQSLCVMPLKLIERVLPWLVGSLTEDEAKKFLKNMQSAAPTADAALVTLFTGWACKGRNQRACLSGATGCCPAKNFSDIEEHILPSCSYCTSAYCSKESTVSVHGDEHKRPVKRNSSELSKINDAPITSKSIGSPKSSCTDRTCCVPGLGVDNNNLGLSSLYTAKSLRSLSLSSSAPSLNSSLFVWEVDSSSSDIGCTERPIDTIFKFHKAIRKDLEYLDVESGKLNNCDNTFLQQFIGRFRLLWGLHRAHSNAEDDVVFPALESKEALHNVSHSYTLDHKQEEKLFEDISFVLSELSHLHESAQRAYMTKDLVESNMEVSVSVADDNDCIVKYSELATKLQGMCKSIRVTLDHHIFREELELWPLFGRHFSIQEQDKIVGRIIGTTGAEVLQSMLPWVTSALTQDEQNKMMDTWKQATKNTMFNEWLNECWKGPTESSRQTDPSEARTSGEGKEFQENMDQNDQMFKPGWNDIFRMNQNELESEIRKVYRDSTLDPRRKAYLVQNLLTSRWIAAQQKLPQATPGETSDSDDVIGCSPSFRDPEKQVFGCEHYKRNCKLHAACCGKLFTCRFCHDEVSDHSMDRKATSEMMCMRCMKVQGVGPICTTPACNGFSMAKYYCNICKFFDDERTVYHCPFCNLCRVGRGLGIDYFHCMTCNCCLGIKLVNHKCLEKGLETNCPICCDFLFTSSATVRALPCGHYMHSACFQAYTCSHYTCPICSKSLGDMAVYFGMLDALLAAEELPEEYRERCQDILCNDCDRKGTARFHWLYHRCGFCGSYNTRVIKIETEKPEPNSQ, via the exons ATGGCTACGCCGTTGCCGGAATTGCAGAGAGGAGAAGGTGTGATACTCTCGAAATCCGCCAAGAAGGTTGATTCCAAAGGATGTTTGGAAGTAAACAAGCAAAAATCGCCGGTTTTGTTGTTTCTTTACTTCCATAAGGCCATTCGTAATGAGCTTCATGCGCTACATACATTAGCCATGGCTTTTGCCATTGGACAGACCGTGGATGTTACGTCTCTTTTCGAACGCTATCGTTTTCTCAGATTAATTTATGAGCACCATTCTAGTGCAGAAGACGAG GTTATTTTTGCAGCTCTTGACATACGTGTCAAGAATGTGGCACATGCATATTCACTCGAACATGAGGGGGAAAGCAATCTTTTTGATCAATTGTCTGAGCTGCTTAGTTCTTATGTGCAAAATGATGAAAGTTTCCCAAGGAAATTAGCATCTTGCACGGAAGCCCTTCAGACATCACTGATTCAGCATATGGCAAAGGAAGAGGAGCAG GTCATTCCGTTGCTTATTGAGAAGTTCTCTCTCAAAGAGCAGGCAAGTCTAGTTTGGCAATTTTTATGCAGTATTCCTGTGAACATGGTGTCAGTGCTTTTGCAATGGTTAGCATCTTCTATTTCAATGAATGAACGTCAGGATATGCATAAGTGCTTAAGCAAGATAATCCCAGAAGAGAAGCTTCTTCAACAG ATTGTTTTCACCTGGATGGAGAGAAGATATGAAGCAAAAGAAGTTGACATCCGTGCAGATAATCCTAAAGATTTACCCTCTGTCAATTCTACTGCTAGAACAATTACTTGTGGATTGGATTACACAACATGTGTGTGCGAGCAATACAAAATTGGGAAAAGGAAATGGTTGGAGTCAAGTAATGATGCTTCAGATATTGGGACTCACCCGATAAATGAAATATTGCTTTGGCATAATGCTATAAAAAGGGAGTTAAATGAGTTGGCTGAGGAAGCTAGGAAGATAAAACTTTCTGGCGATTTTACTAATTTATCAGCCTTTGATGACCGATTGCACTTCATTGCTGAAGTTTGTATCTTCCACAG TATTGCCGAGGACAAGGTCATATTTCCTGCAGTAGATGGAGAATTGTCTTTCTTTCAAGAGCATGCTGAAGAAGAAAGTCAATTTAATGAGTTCCGGAGTCTGATTGAAAATATTCAGAAGTCTGGTGCAAATTCTAATTCAGCTGCAGACTTTTATGCAAAGTTATGCTCACATGCTGATCAAATAATAGAAACTACACAAAGGCACTTCTATAATGAGGAAGTTCAG GTTCTGCCACTAGCCCAAAAGCACTTTAGCTTCAAAAGGCAACAGGAACTTTTGTACCAAAGCTTGTGTGTTATGCCCCTGAAATTGATTGAGCGTGTCTTGCCATGGTTGGTGggttcactaactgaagatgaAGCCAAGAAATTTCTCAAAAACATGCAGTCGGCAG CTCCGACAGCAGATGCTGCTTTGGTAACACTTTTTACTGGGTGGGCTTGCAAGGGTCGTAACCAGCGTGCATGTTTGTCAGGTGCAACTGGTTGTTGTCCTGCTAAAAATTTCAGTGACATTGAAGAACATATTCTCCCATCATGTTCCTACTGTACATCTGCATATTGTTCTAAGGAGAGCACTGTGTCAGTTCATGGAGATGAACACAAAAGGCCAGTCAAAAGAAACTCTTCAGAGTTAAGCAAAATTAATGATGCTCCTATTACCTCAAAGTCAATAGGCTCCCCTAAATCATCTTGTACTGATAGGACTTGTTGCGTACCCGGTTTAGGAGTAGATAACAATAATTTAGGATTGAGTTCTCTTTATACAGCCAAGTCTTTGCGGTCCTTGTCTTTAAGTTCCTCAGCTCCATCTCTTAACTCCAGTCTTTTTGTTTGGGAAGTAGATAGTAGCTCCTCTGATATTGGGTGTACAGAACGACCAATTGACACGATATTCAAGTTTCATAAAGCCATACGCAAAGACTTGGAGTATCTGGATGTTGAATCTGGGAAGCTCAACAATTGTGATAATACTTTCCTTCAACAATTTATCGGAAGATTCCGTCTGTTATGGGGCTTACACAGAGCTCATAGTAATGCTGAAGATGATGTTGTTTTCCCAGCATTGGAATCCAAAGAGGCACTTCATAATGTGAGTCATTCGTACACACTCGACCATAAGCAGGAGGAAAAATTGTTTGAAGATATTTCATTTGTCCTTTCTGAGCTTTCACATCTTCATGAAAGTGCACAAAGAGCCTACATGACGAAGGATTTAGTAGAAAGTAACATGGAGGTTTCTGTTTCTGTTGCTGATGATAATGATTGTATTGTTAAGTATAGTGAGCTAGCAACAAAGCTGCAAGGGATGTGCAAATCGATAAGAGTTACTCTTGATCACCATATTTTTAGGGAAGAACTTGAGCTGTGGCCCTTATTTGGAAGGCATTTTTCGATTCAGGAGCAAGACAAAATAGTTGGCCGCATAATTGGCACTACTGGTGCAGAAGTTCTGCAATCTATGTTACCCTGGGTAACTTCTGCTCTTACTCAAGATGAACAGAACAAAATGATGGACACGTGGAAGCAGGCTACCAAGAATACAATGTTTAATGAATGGCTTAATGAATGCTGGAAAGGACCGACAGAATCATCTAGGCAGACTGATCCATCAGAAGCGAGGACTTCTGGAGAag GCAAAGAGTTTCAAGAAAATATGGACCAAAATGATCAAATGTTTAAGCCTGGTTGGAACGATATATTCCGTATGAATCAAAATGAGCTCGAGTCTGAGATTAGAAAGGTTTACAGGGACTCGACTCTTGATCCAAGGAGAAAAGCTTATCTGGTTCAAAATCTCTTGACGAG CCGTTGGATAGCTGCTCAGCAAAAGTTACCTCAAGCAACACCAGGTGAAACTTCTGATAGTGATGATGTAATAGGATGCTCTCCATCATTTCGAGATCCAGAAAAACAAGTATTTGGATGTGAACATTACAAGCGAAACTGTAAACTTCATGCTGCTTGCTGTGGGAAATTGTTTACCTGTAGATTTTGCCATGACGAAGTAAGCGACCACTCTATGGACAG AAAAGCAACGTCAGAAATGATGTGCATGCGCTGTATGAAGGTTCAGGGAGTTGGACCAATCTGCACAACACCTGCATGCAATGGCTTTTCAATGGCAAAGTATTACTGCAATATATGCAAGTTTTTTGATGATGAAAG GACAGTATATCATTGCCCCTTTTGCAATTTATGTCGTGTTGGGAGAGGACTTGGAATTGATTACTTTCATTGCATGACGTGTAACTGTTGTTTGGGGATTAAGTTAGTGAATCACAAGTGTCTAGAGAAAGGTCTAGAGACAAACTGCCCCATCTGCTGTGATTTTTTGTTCACATCAAGTGCAACAGTTAGAGCTTTGCCTTGTGGCCATTACATGCATTCAGCTTGCTTTCAG GCATACACTTGCAGTCACTACACCTGTCCAATATGCAGCAAATCTTTAGGAGATATGGCT
- the LOC136216729 gene encoding uncharacterized protein, with protein MASPRRGRGRGEKEGRKANFLKKILNGDQATSSSFLKRKPTLKKKAMELQTLCGIDVCMVCFDPDGKVDFWPENEIQVRNMCSFYKGLDSFHKKEVNCLDLLRDKKQENKGTNNNNNIDLVISSLSNWIGGLSGDELRVSVNEIEAKIKIFKDRIDLQKNNKNKRPIDDCFGDLASIEPLESRKIDYYCHVDDSFWMINNHLSLEDNQNCRGFENIIQFNLWGFWRIIRIMETVISMGVWRIIRIMEAMISMGVLRIIRIMETVISMGVWRIIRIMEAMISMGVLRIIRIMETMISMGLLRIIRIMETVISMGVL; from the coding sequence ATGGCTTCTCcgagaagaggaagaggaagaggggAGAAAGAAGGCCGGAAAGCTAATTTCTTGAAGAAAATCTTGAATGGTGACCAAGCTACAAGCTCAAGTTTCCTGAAACGGAAACCAACTCTGAAGAAGAAAGCCATGGAGCTTCAAACCCTATGTGGAATTGATGTTTGTATGGTTTGTTTCGATCCAGACGGCAAAGTTGATTTCTGGCCTGAGAATGAAATTCAAGTGAGGAATATGTGCTCTTTCTACAAGGGATTAGACAGCTTTCACAAGAAAGAAGTGAATTGCTTGGATCTTCTCCGTGACAAGAAACAAGAAAACAAAGGtacgaataataataataatattgattTGGTGATTTCAAGTTTGTCGAATTGGATTGGGGGTTTATCAGGGGATGAGTTGAGGGTTTCTGTGAATGAAATAGAGGCTAAAATTAAGATTTTCAAGGACAGAATAGACTTACAAAAAAACAACAAGAACAAGAGGCCCATTGATGATTGTTTTGGTGATCTTGCAAGTATTGAACCCCTTGAATCCAGAAAGATTGATTATTATTGTCATGTGGATGATAGCTTTTGGATGATCAACAATCACTTGAGTTTGGAGGATAATCAGAATTGTAGGGGTTTTGAAAATATAATACAGTTCAACCTATGGGGGTTTTGGAGGATAATCAGAATTATGGAAACAGTGATATCCATGGGGGTTTGGAGGATAATCAGAATTATGGAAGCAATGATATCTATGGGGGTTTTGAGGATAATCAGAATTATGGAAACAGTGATATCCATGGGGGTTTGGAGGATAATCAGAATTATGGAAGCAATGATATCTATGGGGGTTTTGAGGATAATCAGAATTATGGAAACAATGATATCTATGGGGCTTTTGAGGATAATCAGAATTATGGAAACAGTGATATCTATGGGGGTTTTGTAA